The Penaeus vannamei isolate JL-2024 chromosome 13, ASM4276789v1, whole genome shotgun sequence genome window below encodes:
- the LOC113812272 gene encoding DNA polymerase kappa encodes MSKTDSDKENVDSAKMAEQTTKANRNDLPGSSSGPQNLALNTHKAGMEGLDTEKINEIIKKASEGSRFYQHKQKCQQRLDAKIVEMKRAAEAFSEEQIKKATLQMDHLVKELESRRDLTHTIVHVDMDMFYAAVEMRDDPSLRDKPMAVGSTGMLSTSNYAARKFGVRAAMPGFIGKKLCPDLVIVRPDFTKYKQASKEIQEIFSQYDPNFCPMSLDEAYLDITEYLVKNAHVLEMEDEDCETPAERVVNEMRRKIQEKTKLTASAGIASNTRLAKVCSDMNKPNGQYYLPPEHQRILDFISSLPIRKVSGIGNVMEQQLSAIGVNICSDLMKKRGLLKLLFSDINYNNFLSIALGLGHTTLSTWTEKDRKSISTETTFRGTADRNVLFTIIKDLCHELADEMAQKDIFGKVFTLKYKTVDFQIRSRAHTFPDAVQTSEVMATTARRILQHEMDVSPQPLALRLIGVRMSNLLSSSEVGPNRQSTLTQLFSNNNASCATKHCSDDKKSTHLQKNNGESQLSAQSSMSENANKKYMANQGLKNASIGHYLSKAQNVKSPVKKFSYECPVCGDSVEVPSLVEFNKHVDICLVQGASVSVQSLEDSKTLRHEHKEVSKSDTRDTDEPSNNENLKHTESSKETLLYTQGSSDSAHSNHCSSRGIYTFSDYESDEELDFLEDNDNLSSDFGIPCDRQEDEEKNSGNAECKLKCPICEEQHFENITALNEHVDECLSKSTINEILQQSTSQTSQLKPSNNQPSKSNCKRKGSSINKQAKKIKPVNNTIERFFSS; translated from the exons ATGTCAAAAACTGACTCTGACAAAGAAAATGTTGATTCAGCTAAAATGGCCGAGCAGACAACAAAGGCAAACAGAAATGATTTGCCTGGGAGTTCCTCTGGGCCTCAAAACTTGGCCCTCAACACGCACAAGGCAGGAATGGAAG GTTTGGACACAGAAAAGATCAATGAAATTATCAAGAAGGCATCAGAAGGTTCTCGGTTTTACCAACACAAGCAAAAATGCCAACAGCGCCTTGATGCTAAGATAGTGGAAATGAAGCGAGCTGCTGAAGCCTTCTCTGAGGAGCAGATTAAGAAGGCAACGCTACAG atGGATCACCTTGTGAAGGAATTAGAGTCCAGGAgagatctcacacacacaattgtgCATGTGGATATGGATATGTTCTATGCTGCAGTGGAAATGCGAGATGATCCATCGCTAAG GGACAAGCCAATGGCGGTTGGGAGCACAGGAATGCTCTCCACAAGCAACTACGCCGCCAGGAAGTTCGGTGTTCGAGCTGCCATGCCAGGCTTCATTGGCAAAAAATTGTGTCCTGATCTTGTGATTGTTAGACCAGAtttcacaaaatacaaacaagcCAGCAAGGAGATCCAAGAGATATTTTCGCAGTATGATCCCAATTTCTGTCCCATGTCCTTGGATGAGGCTTATTTGGATATAACGGAGTACTTAGTTAAGAATGCACATGTGCTTGAGATGGAGGATGAAG ATTGTGAGACTCCAGCAGAACGCGTTGTAaatgagatgaggaggaaaatccAGGAAAAGACAAAGCTAACAGCTAGTgcag GCATTGCATCTAACACACGCCTTGCTAAAGTCTGCAGTGACATGAATAAGCCTAATGGGCAATATTACCTGCCTCCAGAACACCAACGGATTTTGGATTTCATATCCTCACTACCCATACGTAAG GTATCTGGCATTGGGAATGTGATGGAACAGCAGTTGTCTGCTATTGGTGTGAATATTTGTTCTGATCTGATGAAAAAGAGAGGACTTCTGAAATTGCTCTTCTctgatatcaattataacaacTTTCTCAGTATTGCTTTGGGATTAGGACACACAACCCTCAGCACCTGGACAGAAAAAGACCGCAAGTCCATTAGCACAGAGACCACCTTTCGAGGCACTGCAGATCGCAATGTGCTCTTCACCATCATAAAAGATCTCTGCCATGAACTTGCTGATGAAATGGCTCAGAAAGATATATTTGGGAAAGTCTTCACTCTCAAGTACAAGACAGTAGACTTTCAGATTAGAAGTCGTGCGCACACTTTCCCAGATGCTGTTCAAACATCTGAGGTAATGGCAACTACTGCTCGGAGAATCCTTCAGCATGAGATGGATGTATCACCACAGCCATTAGCTTTGCGACTTATAGGCGTGAGGATGTCTAACCTCCTGAGTTCTTCTGAAGTTGGACCAAACCGACAGTCAACACTTACTCAGTTATTTTCAAACAACAATGCCAGTTGTGCCACAAAGCATTGCTCTGATGACAAGAAGTCCACACATTTACAAAAGAACAATGGTGAAAGCCAGCTGTCTGCTCAAAGTAGCATGTCTGAGAATGCTAACAAGAAGTACATGGCAAATCAAGGTTTGAAAAATGCATCCATTGGGCATTATCTCTCAAAAGCTCAAAATGTAAAAAGTCCAGTCAAAAAGTTTAGCTATGAATGTCCAGTTTGTGGAGATTCTGTTGAAGTTCCAAGTCTTGTGGAGTTTAATAAGCATGTAGATATATGCTTGGTACAAGGAGCATCAGTAAGTGTCCAGTCACTTGAAGATTCAAAAACTTTAAGACATGAGCATAAAGAAGTGTCTAAGAGTGATACAAGAGATACAGATGAACCAAGTAACAATGAGAATTTAAAACACACTGAGAGTTCAAAAGAAACATTACTATATACACAGGGCAGTTCAGATTCTGCTCATTCAAATCATTGTAGTTCTAGAGGTATATACACTTTCTCTGACTATGAAAGTGATGAAGAATTGGATTTtcttgaagataatgataaccttTCCAGTGACTTTGGAATACCATGTGATAggcaagaagatgaagagaaaaattcAGGTAATGCTGAATGCAAGCTCAAATGCCCCATCTGTGAGGAACAGCACTTTGAAAACATCACTGCTTTGAATGAACATGTCGATGAGTGTTTAAGCAAGAGCACAATAAACGAGATCTTGCAGCAAAGTACATCACAAACAAGCCAGTTAAAACCAAGCAATAATCAGCCCTCAAAATCAAACTGCAAGAGAAAAGGAAGCAGCATAAATAAACAAGCCAAAAAGATAAAACCTGTAAATAATACcattgaaagatttttttcttcttga